DNA sequence from the Desulfovibrio sp. genome:
TTATCTGCTCTACCAATGCGCCTACAGCGAGCTGTATTTCACGCCCGTGCCATGGCCGGACTTCGACGCCGCGCAGCTCCGCATGGCACTTGACGCCTATGCCGCCCGTTCGCGCCGCTTCGGCAAAACACAGGAGCAAATTGATGCCCATTGATCCTTCAACGCAATCCATCGATATTCGCCGTATTTTCACAGGCCTTGCCCTTGCCGCGGTCTTGCTGCTGGCGCTCTGGTTCAGGGGCCTGCCTTTGCTGTTCGTTATTTTGCTGGTATGCGCCCTTGGCCTGTGGGAATTCTACTCCCTGTTCTGGGGTTCCAGCCGCGTACCCAGCCGCATCTGCGCTATCGTGCTTGGCTGGTGCATGATCTGCCTTACCTGGATGCACAGGCCGCAAGACGCTCTGGTCTGCCTTGGCGCAGGCTTTGTGCTGGCCTCCATGAGTTTTCTTTTCCGGTGGGATGTTGTTGAAGACGACAATGCCTTTGCCTCCAGCGGCATCTTTATGGCGGGGCTGGCCTATGTGCCCCTGCTGCTGCTCCCGGCGACCTATCTTTCCACCACCAAGCTCATCTTTGTTATTGCAGCGGTGGCTATTTCCGACACCACCGCCTACTTTGTGGGCACACGCTTTGGGCACCACAAGCTGTGGCCCCGCGTCAGCCCCAAGAAAAGCTCGGAAGGCGCGGTGGGCAGCCTTGTTGGTTGCGTGATCTTTTGCGCCATTTACGGCGAAATTTACGGCAAGACCGGCTGGTTCTCCTTTGCTCTGCTGGGCATTGCGATCAATGCCTTCGCCCAGCTGGGCGACCTCTTTGAATCCGCCCTCAAGCGCTCGGTAAACATCAAGGATTCCGGCAACCTGCTGCCAGGGCACGGCGGTATCCTCGACAGGGCCGACAGCCTGCTGTTTGCCATGCCCATGGTGGCCGTTGTTGACCAGTGGTTTTTCTTCTTTTAGGGCCTGTTGGCGCCATGGGAATTTTTGCCCCGGTCAGGGAACAAAACTTCCCATGGCGCTAACGACCCGTAGAGCACTTTTATTTTGAAATCCTCGGTTATCCCCACCGGGGAACTTGAATTTTTTTGCAGCAGTACCAATCTTATGCGCACACGCGCCGCGAACACCTGCGCGCGCCCATTAAAGGACAACGTCACCATGGCGCAACTCTGGCCCGGCCTGGGCGGCCCTTCCATCAATTACATTTCTGGCGCCCCCAGTGAAAGCTGGCAGCAAACGTGGCCGCGTAGTCTGGTACTGCTGGGTTCCACAGGCTCCATAGGCCGCAGCACGCTGGAAGTTGCCGCAGCGCAACCGCAGGCCTTCCGCATGGTGGGTTTTGCCTGCGCCCGCAATGTGCAGCGCCTTGCGGAACAGGCCCTCACATGGCGGCCGCCGCATCTGGCGGTGCTGGACGAGGAGTCCGCAGCCAAACTGCGCACACTGCTGCCTGCGGACTACCGCCCCCGCATTCTTGTGGGGAGCGAGGGCTACGCGGAGCTGGCCTCCCTGCCCGAGGCCACCACCGTGCTTTCCGCACAGGTGGGCGCTGCGGGCCTTGCCGGAACGCTGGCGGCGGCTCTGGCAGGCAAGGTCATCTGCCTTGCCAACAAGGAATCCCTGGTGCTGGCTGGCGACCTTGTGCGCCGCGTGTGCGCCCGTACAGGAGCCGTGGTGCTGCCTGTGGATTCCGAGCACAATGCCATTTTTCAGTGCCTGGCCGGGCGCGGGCAGGAAGTGGAACGGCTTATTCTCACAGCCTCCGGCGGGCCGTTTCGCGGCTGGACGCGCGAAGCCCTGAGCGCCGTCACGCCCGAGCAGGCGCTCAAGCATCCCAACTGGAGCATGGGAGCCAAAATCACCATTGATTCAGCCACGCTCATGAACAAGGGGCTGGAGGTCATTGAGGCTTTTCACCTCTACGGCGTACCCGTTGAGCGCATCAAGGTTCTGGTGCATCCGCAGTCCGTGGTGCACTCGCTTGTGGAATTTCACGATGGCAGCCAGCTTGCCCAGCTCGGCACGCCAGACATGCGCATGGCCATTGCGGCCTGCCTGCTCTGGCCGCGCTGCGTGCCGGTCAACGTACCGCCGCTTGACCTTACGGCAAAGCCGCTTACCTTTCATGAACCAGACGAAAGCGCTTTTCCCTGTCTTGGACTGGCCAAGCAGGTGCTGGAAAACCGTGGTGGACGTTGCGTAGTGCTCAACGCCGCCAACGAAGCCGCAGTGGATCTTTTCCTTACAGGCCGTTGCGCGTTTATGGACATCCCCCGGCTGATAGCCGCCGCACTGGAGGCGCACGGCGCTTCCAACCCCGGCAATCAGCCTTTATGCGCGCCTCTTGAAAGTGCCGCTTCTGCAACTGACTGCGAAGCCGCACTGACAATCGAGGCGCATACACTGGCGGAGCGCATGCAGCGTCTTGACTGCCAGAGCCGCGAGCTGGTCTACGGGCTGGCCCGTGACGGAGGTTCCTTGTGCTGACAACAATTATTGCAGTCGTGGTCGTTCTTGGCGGCCTGATCTTTTTCCACGAGCTGGGCCATTTTGCCGTGGCGCGTGGCCTTGGTATGGGCGTTTCCACGTTCTCTCTGGGGTTTGGCCCCAAGATTCTCAAATACCGCAGGGGCAAGACGGAATACGCCCTGTCGCTGGTACCGCTTGGCGGCTATGTGGCCCTGGTGGGCGAAAGCGACCCCAAGGACATTCCCGAAGGCTTTACTGAAAAAGAAAGCTTTGCCCTGCGCCCCGCATGGCAGCGTTTGCTTGTGGTTGCCGCCGGCCCTGCCGCCAACATCATTCTGGCGTGGCTGCTCTGCTGGACTCTGGCCCTTGGCTGGGGCACCCCCGTGCTGCTGCCGCAGGTCGGCGGCGTTGTGCAGAACGGCCCTGCGGACAAGGCGGGCATTCAGCCCGGCGATACCATCGTGAGCATCAACGGCGCTACCGTTGCCAACTGGCAGGCCATGGCCGATGCCATTACACAGAGCAACGGCAAAACCCTTGCCGTCACGCTTTCGCGCCCGGACATGGCCCCCCAGGCTGACGATCAAACACGCACTGATGAAGCCGCTCAGCCTGAGCAAGGCATGATCATCAGCGTGGAACTCACGCCTGAACGGTCCATCCGTAAGACCATCTTTGGCGAAGAAGAAAGCGCATGGCTTATCGGCATCCGCAATTCCGGCGCTGTGCGGCTTGTGCAGCACGGTTTTGCCGATGCGGCCATTGCCGGAGCGGGCCAGACCGCAGACATGGTTTCGCTCACGTGGCAGAGCTTTGTAAAACTGGCCGAGCGCGTGGTGCCTCTGGATCAGGTGGGCGGCCCCATCATGATCATGCAGATGGTTGGCAAGCAAGCCCACGAAGGCCTTGCCGGGCTGCTGGCGCTGGCGGCGCTCATCAGCATCAACCTTGGCATCCTGAACCTGCTGCCTATCCCCGTGCTGGATGGCGGGCAGATTGTATTTTGCCTGTGGGAAATAATTTTTCGCCGTCCGCTCAACGCCCGGTTGCAGGATTACGCCATGCGCGCGGGCATTGCCCTGCTGGTGGCCCTCATGCTGCTTGCCACCTATAACGACTTGTGGCGCATCCTCAAGAATACCGGCTGGTTCGGGAGCGGCTCATAATGCAGAACGGCACCGGGCTTGAGCTTGTCCTCAATGCCGCAGAAGGCGCGCTCCAGATCATTGTCACCGAAGACGAGCGGCTGATCTGCGTGCAGGAATGGCACAAGGCCGACAGAGCCACGGAAATTCTGGCTCCGGCCCTGGCAGAAATTTGCAGCAGCCTTGGCATCAAGCCCGCCGACTTTCGGCGCATTGCCTGCGTGCGCGGGCCGGGTTCCTTTACGGGCATACGGCTGGTGCTGACCACCGCCGCAGCCCTGCGCCGCGTGGGGCAGGCCCGTTTAGCGGGGTTGGACTACATGCAGGCTCTGGCCACCAGCGCCGTGCTCCAGCACAATCTGTTTTACGGCACCCCCGTATGGGTGCTCACCCACGCCCGCCGCAATCTTGTGCACTGCCAGCCCTTCATGTCGTATGGGCCGCAGATTCCGGCCCAGCCAACGCAGGCTGTTGACCTCTGCGCGCCGCAGGAGGCCCTGCGCCGTATTGAGACCGCACAGGGAGCGCCCCTGCCGGATGGCACCGACAAACACCGTCGCACGCACATCTGCGGCAGCGGCCTTGCCCGCAATGCAGATGTTTTTGCGGCTCTGGAAGGCATGCGCATGGTTCCCGTAGAAGAGGAAACCAACTCTCCATTCGCCATGCCCCGGCTGGTCTGCCCGGATACGGCCTCGCTGTGTTTGCTGGCCCGGCACGGCGATTATTTTGACGCAGATGTGGAGCCGCTTTATGTGCGGCCCTGCGATGCCGTTGAAAATCTCCCCCAACTGGCCCCGCGCATGGGCATGACTGGCGAATACGCGGTTGCCGCGTTGGACACCATGCTGGAGCGCTCCCCAACAAGCGAAATCTGAACATTCTTCTGCTAAAGCGTGCTTGACCGGGCACGTTTGCGAAACTGGAATCTTGCCAGTAATTCATAGCGAACCGCTACTGGTACAAACCCAACCACCACACGGAGAACCCCATGATCCGTACCGTCAGACACTCACTTTCCCTATTGCTTTCATTGGCGGCTCTTGCCCTTATCCCCACCGCGCCCACCACTGTGAACGCTGCGGACAGCACCGCCCGCATGGAGCTGCCCGCTCCCGATAAAACCGGCGGCATGCCCCTGATGCAGGCTCTGGCCCAGCGGCGCTCCGTCAAAACGGGCTTCAGCGGGGCGGCCCTTTCGCCCCAACGGTTGAGCGACCTCTTGTGGGCCACCTGGGGCGTCAACCGCGACGGCGGCCGCAGAACCGCCCCCACGGCCATGAACCGGCAGGATGTGCGTCTGTACGTGGCCCTTGAAAGCGGCGTGTGGCTCTATGAACCCGCCCACGCGCTCGTCAAGGTGCTGGATGGCGACTGGCGCGCCCAGATGGGCGGCGGCTCGCTCACCCTGCTCTACGCCATACCGCAGGGCAACGAATGGGGCGGGGCGCATGTGGGCTCCCTGTATCAGAATGCCGGGCTGTTCTGTGCCTCCGCAGGGCTGGGCAACTTCGTACATGTTTCAGGCCTGCACGCGCTGGACGGCAAGCTTCCCCTGCCTGAAGGCTGGAAGGTCTTTATCATCCAGACGGTGGGCCTGCTGAAGTAAGGCTTTATCATACGCAAAAGCGAATCCCCGTTCTTCAGTGAAGAACGGGGATTCTTTATATCTTGCGCACGTGGAGATGTGAGCAAAAGAAGGCCACTAGAGCTAGAACGGCAGTTCCCTGCTCTCCCGGCCCACGCAGATGCGGCAGCGCGTAAAACCAAAGGATGCGGCATAGGCCGCCAGTTCCTTAAAATGCGAGCCAGTATCTTCCACATTGTGCGCGTCAGAACCAAAGCTGATGCGCAGGCCCATATCCGCCGCCAAGCGCATGATGGCCGGGCCGGGGTAGGGTTCTTGGAAGGGCTTGCGCAAGCCAGCCGAAGAAACTTCCATGGCAGTATCAGTGGTGCGCATGGCCTCAAGCACGGCGGCTATGCGATCTGTGCTGTCCGGCAAAGCCAGCCATGCCTGAAAATCATCAAAGCAGCACACCTTGATGAAATCCGGGTGGGCCACCACATCCACCATGCCGCTGGCAGCCAGCCCCCGCATGGCCTCATAATAGGCATCGTAGCGCGCAAAACGCTCTTGGCGCTCCACTTCCGGCCCCCAACTGCGGGGAGAGCCTACAGGCACATCGTCCACAAAATGCAGCCCGCCGATGATGTAGTCAAAGGCATAGCGGCTGACCATATCGCACATCCAGGGGGTGTTGACCGGCAGCCAGTCAAGCTCCATGCCCAGCAGTACGCGCGGTTGGGCCTGCGCGCCAGATTTTTTACTGGATGTCTGCTCTCGCAAAGCCAGCACTTCGTCGGCATAGGCAGGGAAGGTCACGGCGAGGTCGCCCTTGTACAAGGGGCAGGAATAACCGGGCGGCAGGGGGGAATGCTCTGAAAAACCATACCAGACCAGCTTGCGCGCCTGTGCGGCAGCAAACATTTCGCCCACTGTGGCTAGGCCGTGCGAAGCAACGGTATGGTTATGAATGTCGGCGCAGATCATGGTTTCTCCAGCCGCCCCTGGCCCTCCTAAAAAGCAGCCTGTGCAAGCAGGGAGTGGGCGTCCTTCACATCCTGGGCAATGCGCTGTTTGAGCGCGTCCACCGAGGCAAAGCGTTCTTCACCACGCACACGGCCCACAAACTCCAGGCGCATCATCTGACCATAAAGATTTTTGCCGTCTTCCAGCAAAAAAGTTTCAACACCAAGCTCGTTGTCGCCAAAGGTGGGTTTGCGGCCCACACAGGTCACTGCGGGCCATGCGTGACCCTCCAGGGTGGCGCGGGTGGCGTACACGCCTTCCACAGGAAGCACCACTTCGGGCTTGCGCTGGTTGGCGGTGGGAAAGCCCAGGCCAGCCCCGCGCCCATCGCCGTGCACAACTTCGCCGCTGAAACCGTGGAATCGCCCAAGCAGACGCGCGGCCCTCGCCACATCCCCCTGGCCTATGAGCCCGCGCAGAGACGTGGAGCTGACAACCGTACCTTCTACCAGCACGGGTTCAAGCTGCTCCACGGTAAAGCCGGTCAGTGCGCCAAGCTCGCGCAGCACGGTGACCTGCCCACCACGGTTGCGGCCCAGCGTAAAATCGTAGCCCACCACAAGTCGGCGCAGATGCATGGGTTCAAGAATGGTCTGCACGAATGTTCCGGCATCCAGCGAGGCCAGTTCACGCGTAAAGGGCAGCTCAAGCACAAAGGGAACGCCCAGGGCTTCAAGCAGGGCGAACCTGTCTTCACGCGTGGTGAGGGGCATGTGCCCGCGCTCGGGAAAGAGCACCTGGCGGGGATGCGGCCAGAAGGTC
Encoded proteins:
- the tsaB gene encoding tRNA (adenosine(37)-N6)-threonylcarbamoyltransferase complex dimerization subunit type 1 TsaB, whose translation is MQNGTGLELVLNAAEGALQIIVTEDERLICVQEWHKADRATEILAPALAEICSSLGIKPADFRRIACVRGPGSFTGIRLVLTTAAALRRVGQARLAGLDYMQALATSAVLQHNLFYGTPVWVLTHARRNLVHCQPFMSYGPQIPAQPTQAVDLCAPQEALRRIETAQGAPLPDGTDKHRRTHICGSGLARNADVFAALEGMRMVPVEEETNSPFAMPRLVCPDTASLCLLARHGDYFDADVEPLYVRPCDAVENLPQLAPRMGMTGEYAVAALDTMLERSPTSEI
- a CDS encoding phosphatidate cytidylyltransferase translates to MPIDPSTQSIDIRRIFTGLALAAVLLLALWFRGLPLLFVILLVCALGLWEFYSLFWGSSRVPSRICAIVLGWCMICLTWMHRPQDALVCLGAGFVLASMSFLFRWDVVEDDNAFASSGIFMAGLAYVPLLLLPATYLSTTKLIFVIAAVAISDTTAYFVGTRFGHHKLWPRVSPKKSSEGAVGSLVGCVIFCAIYGEIYGKTGWFSFALLGIAINAFAQLGDLFESALKRSVNIKDSGNLLPGHGGILDRADSLLFAMPMVAVVDQWFFFF
- a CDS encoding bifunctional riboflavin kinase/FAD synthetase, which codes for MKIVHSVDALGTLAGAAVTIGNFDGVHLGHQALIRRTLEVAAQEGLTPVVMTFWPHPRQVLFPERGHMPLTTREDRFALLEALGVPFVLELPFTRELASLDAGTFVQTILEPMHLRRLVVGYDFTLGRNRGGQVTVLRELGALTGFTVEQLEPVLVEGTVVSSTSLRGLIGQGDVARAARLLGRFHGFSGEVVHGDGRGAGLGFPTANQRKPEVVLPVEGVYATRATLEGHAWPAVTCVGRKPTFGDNELGVETFLLEDGKNLYGQMMRLEFVGRVRGEERFASVDALKQRIAQDVKDAHSLLAQAAF
- the dxr gene encoding 1-deoxy-D-xylulose-5-phosphate reductoisomerase, whose translation is MAQLWPGLGGPSINYISGAPSESWQQTWPRSLVLLGSTGSIGRSTLEVAAAQPQAFRMVGFACARNVQRLAEQALTWRPPHLAVLDEESAAKLRTLLPADYRPRILVGSEGYAELASLPEATTVLSAQVGAAGLAGTLAAALAGKVICLANKESLVLAGDLVRRVCARTGAVVLPVDSEHNAIFQCLAGRGQEVERLILTASGGPFRGWTREALSAVTPEQALKHPNWSMGAKITIDSATLMNKGLEVIEAFHLYGVPVERIKVLVHPQSVVHSLVEFHDGSQLAQLGTPDMRMAIAACLLWPRCVPVNVPPLDLTAKPLTFHEPDESAFPCLGLAKQVLENRGGRCVVLNAANEAAVDLFLTGRCAFMDIPRLIAAALEAHGASNPGNQPLCAPLESAASATDCEAALTIEAHTLAERMQRLDCQSRELVYGLARDGGSLC
- a CDS encoding nitroreductase family protein; this translates as MIRTVRHSLSLLLSLAALALIPTAPTTVNAADSTARMELPAPDKTGGMPLMQALAQRRSVKTGFSGAALSPQRLSDLLWATWGVNRDGGRRTAPTAMNRQDVRLYVALESGVWLYEPAHALVKVLDGDWRAQMGGGSLTLLYAIPQGNEWGGAHVGSLYQNAGLFCASAGLGNFVHVSGLHALDGKLPLPEGWKVFIIQTVGLLK
- the rseP gene encoding RIP metalloprotease RseP; amino-acid sequence: MLTTIIAVVVVLGGLIFFHELGHFAVARGLGMGVSTFSLGFGPKILKYRRGKTEYALSLVPLGGYVALVGESDPKDIPEGFTEKESFALRPAWQRLLVVAAGPAANIILAWLLCWTLALGWGTPVLLPQVGGVVQNGPADKAGIQPGDTIVSINGATVANWQAMADAITQSNGKTLAVTLSRPDMAPQADDQTRTDEAAQPEQGMIISVELTPERSIRKTIFGEEESAWLIGIRNSGAVRLVQHGFADAAIAGAGQTADMVSLTWQSFVKLAERVVPLDQVGGPIMIMQMVGKQAHEGLAGLLALAALISINLGILNLLPIPVLDGGQIVFCLWEIIFRRPLNARLQDYAMRAGIALLVALMLLATYNDLWRILKNTGWFGSGS
- a CDS encoding histidinol-phosphatase, with amino-acid sequence MICADIHNHTVASHGLATVGEMFAAAQARKLVWYGFSEHSPLPPGYSCPLYKGDLAVTFPAYADEVLALREQTSSKKSGAQAQPRVLLGMELDWLPVNTPWMCDMVSRYAFDYIIGGLHFVDDVPVGSPRSWGPEVERQERFARYDAYYEAMRGLAASGMVDVVAHPDFIKVCCFDDFQAWLALPDSTDRIAAVLEAMRTTDTAMEVSSAGLRKPFQEPYPGPAIMRLAADMGLRISFGSDAHNVEDTGSHFKELAAYAASFGFTRCRICVGRESRELPF